In the genome of Aspergillus flavus chromosome 8, complete sequence, one region contains:
- a CDS encoding uncharacterized protein (expressed protein), which yields MMQDSGIINRATGLRKQSNLNASDFSTGEEIKRHTYMCPSDADRQQNQTQRINARSYLHLFKPVEFKRGMKSMRKLSVADTLIVGSGVRGSSVWTSGSW from the coding sequence ATGATGCAGGATTCTGGTATAATAAACCGCGCTACAGGACTGAGGAAGCAGTCTAATTTAAATGCAAGCGATTTCTCCACGGGTGAGGAAATCAAGAGACATACGTACATGTGCCCGAGCGATGCTGACAGACAACAGAACCAAACACAGAGAATAAACGCAAGGAGTTACCTTCATCTGTTCAAACCAGTCGAATTCAAGCGAGGGATGAAGAGCATGCGGAAGCTATCTGTCGCAGACACCTTGATCGTGGGTTCAGGAGTCCGAGGCTCAAGTGTCTGGACTTCAGGAAGCTGGTGA